CCGTCTATGGAGATGGTCAGAATGTGCGGGACTGGCTGTATGTGGGTGATCACTGTAGCGCCCTTGATACCGTACTCCATCGGGGACAGCCAGGGGAAACCTATAACGTGGGGGGCAATAACGAAGTCAAGAATCTGGATTTAGTCAAGACTCTGTGCGAGTTGATGGATGAGTTAGCGCCTAAACTGCCCGTACGTCCCAGCCGGGATCTGCTCACCTTTGTCAAGGATCGACCCGGTCATGACCGTCGTTATGCGATCAATGCCAACAAAATTCAAACAGAACTAGGATGGACATCCAGCGTCACCCTCACCCAAGGATTACGGCTGACCGTGGAGTGGTATCTTCAGCATCAGGACTGGTGGCAACCCCTGCTCTCTCCGGAGTACCAGGCCTACTACAACAAGGTCTACCACGGATAACTACGTTGGAGCGTGTCGTCAAGCTTATCGGCGATCGCGGCAATCCAAGCTTCATCTTGGCGGGTGTAGCTCCGGGGTGCTTTTGCCCCTAAGATCAAAGCGCCCTGTTGACCAATGGGCTGGCAAATCACCCCCTGGGTATTTTCCGGGAGGTAATCAAATTCAAATCGTCCGGGATAGAGGGCTAACTTCACCAGGTAAACGGGCTGCTGCAGCTGGAGTACTCGCTGTAAAATCGCACCGGGTTGCACTAGGGGATTCTCCCCCAAAATTCCCCGTCGCACTAGTACCTGCCCACGATAGTAGACCACCAAAGAACCGGTGATGGTATGGGTCAAGAGCAGATGGGAGACCCAAGCCAACTCGGTTTTTGCCGCTTCCGGCAGATTGGCTTCTAGCTCAAACCCTTCTGTTCCTTTTAATTGCACGGCCTCGGGCAATTGGGGTTGAACTTGCTGCCACAGCAACCCAGTTAAGACCAAAACGGCACTGAGAATAATTCCTAGGACATCCGATCTGGCCTGGGAATTGGTCAACTCAGGGGTGAGGAAGCGATTGACCATCAGTAAACTTCCCGCCAGGATGCCCACCCCAATTGGGAGTTGCCGCAGTAGGGGATAATCCTGCCGTGAGGTGCTCATCTATCCGAAGGTATAAACCTCTGAGTGCAGTAGGACGCAATACTAGCAAAGGAAGCTATGAATTTCCCTAGCCCATTCCCATAATTTCGTAACCTGCATCGACGTAAAGGATTTGCCCCGTAATGCCACTGGATAGGTCGCTACAGAGGAAGGCTGCGGTATTTCCCACTTCTGTCTGGGTGACGGTACGTCGGAGGGGCGCAACGGTTTCCACATGGTGGATCATGTCCAAAATGCCCCCCACCGCTGAGGAGGCCAAGGTACGAATCGGGCCAGCGGAAATCGCATTCACCCGGATCTTCTCAGGACCCAACTCTGAGGCCAGGTAGCGCACATTCATTTCCAGGGCGGCCTTGGCAATCCCCATGACGTTGTAATTAGGAATCACCCGCACCCCACCCAGATAAGTGAGGGTGACGATACTCCCCCCATGGGTCATCAGGGGTTTCACAGCTCGGGTCAATTGGATCAAGGAATAGGCGCTGACATCCAGGGCCAGGGAAAATCCTTGGCGAGAGGTCTCACTAAAGCCTCCGGTCAGGTCTTCTTTATTCGCAAAGGCCAGACAGTGAATCAAGATATCCAGATGACCCCATTGCTGGCGAATGGCCTCAGCGGTGGCATCAATTTGGCTATCGTCTTGGACGTTGCAGGGCAAAAACAGGCTGGGATTCAAGGGTTCAACCAGTTCCGCAACCTTTTTCTCGTAACGTCCTTTGTCATCAGGCAGGTAGGTAATGCCCAGATTGGCACCGGCTTGATGCAGTTGTTGGGCAATCCCCCAGGCAATCGAGCGATTGTTGGCGATGCCAGTCACCAGGGCAGTTTTTTCCAGTTAGATCCAGCATAATCACTTATTTTTCAGCAGAAGGGAATGTTGACTCAGCGGGGGGAGCCATTGTTGAGGGAGCAACCATTAACCTCAGTGGTCAGGGTCGCCGCCGGGGATGGCTCAGTAGTGAGCCGATTCAACAGCATATCCGGAATCGTTGCCTCTGGGAGCAAAGGGATGGACAGTTGGGGCAGGGGAGAAGCCACCAATTGTTCAACGTGGCTCAGAGCTTTGTAACTACCACAGAGCAACAGGCGATCGCCTGCTTGTAGATCGACATCCCCTGCAGGGAAGCGAATAAACTGCCCCTGACGGCGAATCGCCTGCACCTGGGTGTCAAACTGGCGACGAATATCTAACGTCGCTAAGGTCTGACCGATGACGGGACTTTCGAGGGGAATGGTCAGCCACTGACAGGATGATCCTACCCCCGGTAGGGTACGTTCTCCCCGTGCCAACTCATCCAGAGCCGCTAGTTCTGCGGGTTCCCCCACCAACAACAGCCGATCGCCACTTTCGAGCAAGGTTTGGGAGTCTGGGTAATCCACTTCCTCCCCATTATCGCGGCGGATCACCATCAGGCTCACCCCCGGTAAGGCGGCGGAGGTCAGCCTCCTCTAGGGTCATGCCACTTAAGGTTGAGGTTTCTGGCAGAGCATACCACTTGCTGTTCAGGTGTTTAGCGGCCACCTGGACCTCACGGGAAACCTCACGAGCCGATTGTTCGGGGCGGAGTGCCAAGTAATGACTGCTGCGAATTTGGTTGACATCTCGCTGAATCACGGGCAAAGGCAGACCCATTCCCAGCAGGAGATGGGTAGACAACTCCAAGCTGGCCTCAAATTCCGGTTGCACCACCTCCCGGGCCCCAAGTTGATAGAGGATTTCAATATCTTGATTCCGGTTGGCACGCACTACTACATCTAGTTCGGGGGCAAATTCCAGGGCGCGTTTCAGGCAAAGGCGGGTACTCATGGGGTCTGGGAGGGCGATCGCCATGCCCCGTGCCTGAGCCACGGCTGACTTTTCCAATGCCCGGACACTGGCGGCATTGCCGTAGATATAGGGAATGCCTGCGTCTCGGAGTTTTTGTACCGCCTGCTCAGACTGGTCAATGACGACGACGGGGTAGTTGTGGTTCAACAATAGCTGGACAATGTTCTGTCCAATCCGTCCGTAACCACAGACCACGACATGATTTTGCGTGGGGACAGTGTCTGCCACTTCCTGGGGCGTTTCAGTTTCCAGATAACGCTTGAGCTGAGGATGGGCCTCTGCCCAGCTCAATAGTTTGGGGAGCAGCCGCAGCAAGAAGGGCGTCAACACCAAGGTGACCGCGGTGGTACCCAGAATCAAGAGATAGACCCGGCGAGAAACCAGACCCAAAGACTGCCCCTCACTGGCAAGAACAAAGGAAAATTCCCCAATCTGAGCCAGCCCCACCCCAGCAATCAATGCTGTTTTTAGCGGATAACGAAAGGCTCTCACCAGCGGGGTAATAATCAAAAATTTGCCAATCAGCACCAGGGCGACCAAACCCAGGATCAACTCTAGGTTCTCCCACAGGAACACCGGATCAATTAACATGCCAATGGCGGCAAAAAATAGGGTGGCGAAAATATCCCGTAGCGGTTCCACATAGGTCAGGGTTTGATCCGCATATTCCACCTCCGAAATCATCAACCCAGCAACGAAGGCCCCCATTTCAATGGAGAGTCCCATGTGGTCGGTGAGCAGGGCAATGCTTAAACAGAGGGCAACCACCCCCAATAAGAAGAGTTCGCGGCTTTCCGTGCGCGCCAATAACCGCAGCAGGGGAGGAATGAACCAAATGCCAGCGGCGATCGCCCCCGCAGCAAACACCCCCGTCTGTAACAACGCCCAGCCCACGGCCAACCCAATCTCCTCGACGGGTTTATCCAGGGCTGGCAGCACCGCCAGCATTAATCCCACGGCCAAGTCTTGAATAATCAGGATGCCCAGCATCACTTGCCCCTCGGGGGGTCTCGGTTTCGTTGGACTCACTCAAGGACTTCAACACCACCGCCGTTGAAGACAGGGAGAGAATCGCCCCCAGAAAGATTCCCTGAGCGGGAGCCGTGACCCATCCCACCCCTAAGGACACCAGGGTCGTCACCAAAATCGTCAGGGTAATTTGCAGCCCGCCGCCGCCCAGACTAATGGTCTGCACTTTCCGCAACTCCGCAAAGGAGAACTTCACCCCTAAGGTAAACAACAGAAAGGCAACCCCAATTTGGG
The window above is part of the Neosynechococcus sphagnicola sy1 genome. Proteins encoded here:
- a CDS encoding cation:proton antiporter regulatory subunit — its product is MVIRRDNGEEVDYPDSQTLLESGDRLLLVGEPAELAALDELARGERTLPGVGSSCQWLTIPLESPVIGQTLATLDIRRQFDTQVQAIRRQGQFIRFPAGDVDLQAGDRLLLCGSYKALSHVEQLVASPLPQLSIPLLPEATIPDMLLNRLTTEPSPAATLTTEVNGCSLNNGSPR
- a CDS encoding cation:proton antiporter; its protein translation is MQEDFRLIVDLVSVLGAAVTGGLLAALCRQPILLGYLVAGMMVGPSGFGLIKEVVQVETLAQIGVAFLLFTLGVKFSFAELRKVQTISLGGGGLQITLTILVTTLVSLGVGWVTAPAQGIFLGAILSLSSTAVVLKSLSESNETETPRGASDAGHPDYSRLGRGINAGGAASPG
- a CDS encoding cofactor assembly of complex C subunit B: MSTSRQDYPLLRQLPIGVGILAGSLLMVNRFLTPELTNSQARSDVLGIILSAVLVLTGLLWQQVQPQLPEAVQLKGTEGFELEANLPEAAKTELAWVSHLLLTHTITGSLVVYYRGQVLVRRGILGENPLVQPGAILQRVLQLQQPVYLVKLALYPGRFEFDYLPENTQGVICQPIGQQGALILGAKAPRSYTRQDEAWIAAIADKLDDTLQRSYPW
- the fabI gene encoding enoyl-ACP reductase FabI, translated to MTGIANNRSIAWGIAQQLHQAGANLGITYLPDDKGRYEKKVAELVEPLNPSLFLPCNVQDDSQIDATAEAIRQQWGHLDILIHCLAFANKEDLTGGFSETSRQGFSLALDVSAYSLIQLTRAVKPLMTHGGSIVTLTYLGGVRVIPNYNVMGIAKAALEMNVRYLASELGPEKIRVNAISAGPIRTLASSAVGGILDMIHHVETVAPLRRTVTQTEVGNTAAFLCSDLSSGITGQILYVDAGYEIMGMG
- a CDS encoding cation:proton antiporter, with translation MLGILIIQDLAVGLMLAVLPALDKPVEEIGLAVGWALLQTGVFAAGAIAAGIWFIPPLLRLLARTESRELFLLGVVALCLSIALLTDHMGLSIEMGAFVAGLMISEVEYADQTLTYVEPLRDIFATLFFAAIGMLIDPVFLWENLELILGLVALVLIGKFLIITPLVRAFRYPLKTALIAGVGLAQIGEFSFVLASEGQSLGLVSRRVYLLILGTTAVTLVLTPFLLRLLPKLLSWAEAHPQLKRYLETETPQEVADTVPTQNHVVVCGYGRIGQNIVQLLLNHNYPVVVIDQSEQAVQKLRDAGIPYIYGNAASVRALEKSAVAQARGMAIALPDPMSTRLCLKRALEFAPELDVVVRANRNQDIEILYQLGAREVVQPEFEASLELSTHLLLGMGLPLPVIQRDVNQIRSSHYLALRPEQSAREVSREVQVAAKHLNSKWYALPETSTLSGMTLEEADLRRLTGGEPDGDPPR